GTCCAGCGCCTGCTTCGCCGGAATGGAGAGGATCATCGCCAGGCTGGCGAGCACAAGGCCCGTGGGTTGCCCGCCCAGCACCATCAGCAGCACGGTCAGCCCGATGCCCACGCCCGCGCCCAGGTCCGAATTGCGCGTGAGCAGGTAGAGCAAGCCGTACACGATGAGGCCGATGACCATCTCCCTGGGTGCCAGCGTCATCAGCACGCCCAACGTGGTGGCCAGGCCCTGCCCCCCGCTGAACCCTGCGAACAGCGGGAAGTCGTGCCCCAAGAGCGCGGCGACTCCGGCGGCGATCTGCCAGGTCAGGCTCAACCCGAGCGCCTTTGCCAGCACCACCGGCGCGAACCCTTTGGCGAAGTCCACCACCGCCACGACCACCGCCGGCTTCCAGCCCAACGTCCGCGAAACGTTGCGGGCGCCCATGTTGGCGTCGCCCAGCGTGCGAATGTCCACCCCTGCCACGCGCCGCGACACGATGACGGCCGTCGGGATGGAACCGAGCACGTAGCCGATGAACACGATCCCAACCGCCACGTTCATCACCTCGCCTCCCGTACCTGCGATGCGTCGGGACCGAATCGGCGGCTGCCCGTGCGCTACGCGCGCTGACGGGCGAGGAATGCCGCCACAACGGCGTTGAACTCGTCGGGGCGCTCCACGGGCAGGGCGTGCCGCGCGTCGTGAATCACCGCCAGTTCCGCGCGCGGCATCTTGGCGACGTAGGCCTGCTTGGCCGACACGGGCGTGTAATCCTGGTCTGCCGCCACCACGAGGGTGGGGACGGCGATTTGGCCCAGGCGGTCGGCCACGCTCCAGCCCACGATCGCCCGCATGGCGTCGCGGTAGGCGCGGGGGTCGTTTTCGGCCCAACGTGCCACCAGCATCGCCCGCAGCGCCTCTTGTTCCGGCTTGGGGAAGAGCCGTGCCGCCAGGATTTCGCCCATCCTGCGCATCCCGACCAGGCGCACGATAAGGAAGCGCTGGAGCACGGCCAGGCGTTCCTTCAGCGTCCGCGCCACGAACTCGGGGCCGCTGTTCACGATCACCAGGCTCTTGACCATATCGGGCCGGTCCACCGCCAGTTGCAGCGCGATCATGCCGCCCAGCGAGATGCCCACCACGTGCGCCGGCGCGATGCCCAGGGCCTGCATCAGGCCGGCGGCGTCTGCGGCGAATTGGGACATGGTGTAGGGGCCGCGGGGCTTGTCGGACTTGCCATGCCCGCGCAGGTCAAACACGACCACGCGGTAGTTCTGGGCGAAAAAGGGGATTTGCATCTCCCAGTCGCGCCCGCTGGAACCCAGACCGTGGATGAAGAGCAGAGGCTCGCCGGCGCCAGCCTCTTCGTAGTGGAGCGAAATCCCTTGCACGGCAATTCGCGGCATCGCTCACCTCCTCTCGGCCTCGGAGCAGGCCGGGCGCGTCCCGCCGCCCGCCGCCGCGCCGTAGGTCTGGTTTCCATGCTGACCGGCGGCTAGGGATAGCCGCCCTACTTCCCGTTCCCGCGCAGGGCCGCGGCGATCTTCTCGGCTTCGGCCACCAGGCCGGGCGCGATGTCGTACACGGCTTTGCCTTCCAGATCCGAGCGGATGGCGTCGGCCGAAAACGGAAGGTACCCCAGCACCTTGAAGTCGGGCAGGTTCTCGGCAATGAAGCGGCGATCCTCGTCGTTGCGCACCTTGTTGCCCACCACGAAGACCCGCGCGAGGCCCAAATCTCCCGCCAGGCGACGAATCGTCTCCGCCGTCTGGAGGCTGCGGCGGCCCGGCTCCACAACGACGATCATGGCGTCCACCGCCTGGGCCGTGGCGCGCCCCAGGTGCTCAATGCCGGCTTCCATGTCGGCGATGACCACCTCGTTGCGGTGGAGCAGCAGGTTGACCATCAGCGAGCGCAGGAGCGCGCTTTCGGGGCAGATGCACCCCGCGCCGCCTTTCTTGACCGTGCCCAGCACCAGCAGCCGAATGCCCCGATGCACGGCGCTGAAGCGGTCGGGGATGTCGTCCACGCGCGGGTTGATCTGGAAGAAGCCGCCGGTGGTGCCGCGCTGCGCGCCGGTGCGCTCGTAGATGAGGTCGTCCATGGCGGCGATGGGGGTAATCTGCTCCACCAGTTCCGGCGGGAACCCCAGCGCCGAGGCGAGATTCGCGTCGGGGTCGGCGTCAATGGCGATGACGTTTTCGCCCTGGGCGGCGAAGATGTACGCAAGAAGACCGGCCAGGGTCGTCTTGCCGACGCCGCCCTTGCCGGTTATGGCGATCTTGGCGACTCGTTTCTTTTCTGCCATGCAGTCTCCTCAGTCAAAGGTTCACCGCCGAGACCGCGAAGCGCGCGGAGAGTAGATAGCCCCATCTCAACCGCGCGCTCCGCGTGAAGGGGCGTCTATTCCATCGGAACCAGAATCTCCACCTGGGCGGCGGCGCGCTGCTGCTGGAGCCAGTCGTCAAAGGCTTTCTGCTTCATCGCCTGGTACACATCCGGCGGGAGCGTCCTCCCCGTCTGCCGCTCCAGCACCTGGATGATGTGATACCCGTAGGGGCTGCGGACGATGCCGCTGACCTGGCCGGGCTGTAGCGCAAAGGCCGCGTCCTCTATCTCCTTGGGCACGCTCAACATCCCCTTGGGGAAGAAGCCGAGGTCGCCCCCGTCGGCGCGCGTAACCTCATCCTGCGACATCTCGCGGGCCACTTTGGCGAAATCCTCGCCGGCCTGGATGCGGCGTAGAGCCTCTTGGGCGGCCTGTTCGGTGCTCAATAGGATGTGCCGCGCGTGCACCTGTTCGGCCGTTTCCGGCACGGACGTGGTTACCTGCTGGATGACCATCTCGGTGAGCAACTCGGCGCGCAGTTGTTCGCGGAACTCCTCGGGCGTGATGCCGCTCTCGGCGAGCCACGCCTGGAACTTTTCCTCGCCGCCGCCCGCCGCCACGGTCTCCTGCACGCGGGCTTCCAACTGCTCGTCGGAGATAGAGATGCCCATGCGCGCCGCGGCTTGCTGGATGAGCGCCAGTTCAATCAGCGAGTTCAGTACCTGGATGCGCACCTGGGCCAGGGCCGCCTTCCCTTCGTCCGTGGTGAGGTCCACGTTCTGATCCGTCAGCGCCACCTTGAACTGGAAGAACTGCTTCTGGAACGTGGCCATGGGGATCTCCTGGCCGTTCACGCGCGCGGCCACGGTCCCCACCTCGGCCCCGGGCGTCGGGATGACCGCCGTGGGCATCGTATCTCCGCCCGCGGAGGGCTGCGTCGCCTGGGTCGCGGTCGTGGGTTGGGCCGGCGCCTGCTGCCCCGGCAACAGGCTGCACCCCGCTGTCAGCAAAGCCACTACCACAAGACTTGCCAGCAGCCAAGATCTCTTCATGTTACGCCTCCTTCGGGACAACCACACCCGCATCTTCCGAGAATCTCACCGGCGTCGGAGCAAAGCAAGCCTTACCTTGCCCCTGCTGTTTGCCAGTCCATTATAGCCGACATCACGGACGGTGCAAGCCCTATGCCGTGGGGCTCGCCGGCTCCGTCAAAAAGTATGGGCGCAGCGCCTCCACGGCGTCGTCCGGCATCGGGTGGCACCGAAGCCGCAGCCAGTAGGAGTAGGGGAGGCGCTTCCAGTACGGGCGAGTGAGCCTGCCTGGCTCCGTGTATTGCCGGATCGCCTGTGGGGCTTCTTCAATGCGCCCTGTCTGCGCCAGCGCCGCCAGGAGCGCCAAGAGCACCGTGGAGTCGGTCAGGCGTTCCTCAAAGGTCGTCCTGATGTATCTCATTACTTCCTCGTCTGCCTGGTTCAGCATAAGGCTGGCCCGCACATAGGCGTAGAGATCCACCTTGGCGTCGTCTTCCTCCCCGGCGTTGCGAACAGATTCCCACATCTTCCTGGCCTCGGCCTCTTTGCCCTGCGCTCGGCGGCGTTCACCCCGATATACCTGCTTGATATGCGGGTCTTGTACGCCCTTCAACAGGGGCTCCAAGTCGTCCCAGTAGCCGCAGGCGGCCAACCATTCGCAAACGCGGAGCGGCGTGGGGGTTCCCAGCCGACCCAATTCTTCGGTATAGCGCGCTACTGCTTTCCGATCGTCCTTTTCCACCGCGATCCCCAGGAGCAGGGCCAGCGCGGCCCCGTGCGCTTCCACGTTTTCGCCTGGGAGCAGGGGCGTCGCCACCTGCAGGGCCTCGGCGTACTCCCCTGCGCCCACCAGTTCGTAGGCCAGCGCCTCACGAACGGACCGGTCGGGATGCTTCAAGAGCAGCGCGCGCAGCGCATCCAGCCCCGCGCTCACGTCGCCGCTGTCAATGCGGTTGAGCGCCTCCTCCCGTATCCAGTCGGGCTCAATGCGCGGCAAGTGCTCTCGGAAGCGGCGTATCGCGTCCAGAGCCTCCGCATTCCGCCCGGCCCAGCGCAGGAGCGCCACATACTCCACAGCCGCCGATTCCAATAGCGTGTTCAGGCTGGGTTTCCGCTCCCGAACCTTCGGGGGGAGAGACAGAAGACGTTCCACCAGCCGCTTGAATTCCGCAATGGACGGCGAGAGGTCTCTTGGATTGATCATTTCCACCGCGCGTTTATGGATGGCTTCGTAACTATCGGGGAGTTCCAAGTCCTTCCTCCGGTCGCTCAGGCGGATCGCCCGAGCGGTGATTTTTCTGGCCCACAATCATGCCCGCCAGAATCATAGCGGAACCCACCCACCCCCGCAAATCCAGCGTCTCGCCGGCGAGGAGCCAGCCGAACATCGCGGCGAAGACCGGCTCCAGCACGAAGATCAGCGCCGCGTGGGTGGCACTCGTCTTGCCCTGCAGGTAGTTCTGCAGGGCAAGGGCGACGGACGTGGCGAGGACGCCGTTGAACGCCACAGCGCCCCACACGGCGCGCGGCAGCGGCGCGAGTTGCTCGCCCGCCAGGGCCGCCACCAGCGCCGAAGCCACCGCCACCACCGCAATCTGCACCTGGGCCAGCGTCAGCGCGGGCATGCGCGGCGCGAAATAGGCGATGAGCACCACCTGCCACGCGAAGGCCACCGCGCACCCTAACACCAGAAGGTCGCCCTTCTCAACCCGCAAATCGCCGCGAAGCGATAAGAGCGCCAGCCCCACGGTGGCCAGGATCAGGCCCACGACGGCATTGCGGCTGGGCTTCTCGCGCATGAGGGGCCAGGCGAACAGGGGCACCAGCGGCACGTACAGCCCCGTGATGAAGCCGGTCTTGCTGGCGGTTGTCCACTGGAGGCCGGCCGTCTGCAACACGTACCCCGCGAACAACGACGCGCCGATGAGCGCGCCAGCAATCCATTCGCGCCGGCCGGCCTTCCGAAGCCCGCGGAACGACAACGGCAGCAGCGCCACCGCCCCCACGCCAAACCGCCACGCCAGGAAGGTCATGACGGGCACCTGGGCCACGACGTCCTTCACGATGACGAACGTCAGCCCCCAGATGAGCGTAACTAGGGCAAGCCCGGCGTCGGCCAGAAGCGCGGAGACCGATAGGCGTGAGTGCGCAGATGTGTGGGATGGCGCGGACATAGGATTCTCCTGGGCGTCGGCTACCTTTCGGAAGCGAGTTCGTCGCGCACCGTCTGGTACAGTTCCTGGGCGCGGAGTTCCTTCAGGGTGTAGCAGGGCCCCCTCAACGCCTCCGCCAGTTCCTGGGTGAGGCCGCGGTCAAACGAGGGGTGTTCCATGTTGATCACGACCGAGCGGATGCCGCTGCGGGCGATGAGTCGGGCCACGCGGAGCGCCTCCTCCTGGGGCGGCAAGCGCGTGAGCGAGACGTTGCCCGCGCCGTCGGTCAGCAGGATCATCAGCGGCATGACCTCCGGGTCTTTGCGGCGCGCCTGCTGGATCACGCGATAGGCCAACACCAGGCCGTGGCTCAATGGGGTCTTGCCACCAACAGGGATGTCTTTCAGCGCTTCCTTCGCCAGTTCCACGCTGGACGTGGGGGCCAGTTCCAGGCGCGCTTCCTCGCGCTGGAACACCACCAGGCCCACTTGGTCGCGGCGCTTGTAGGCGTCGGTGAGCAGGGAGAAGATGGCGCCCTTGGTGGCCTCAATCCGCTCCGAGGCCGCCATGGACCAACTGGCGTCCACAACGAAGAGGATGAGGTTGGCGGCGCGGCGTACCCGCACCTTCTTCTGCCAGTCGGATTTCTTCAACTGGATGCCAGGCTCGGCGGAGTGGGTGCGCGTGCGGTTCAGGGCGGCGTGGCGCAGGGTCGCGTCCAGCGCCAGATCGTCGGGCTTGCCGTTGGCCGGCACGCTTTGCACGTAGCGCCCGCGCTTGCGCCGGGTCTTGGTGAGGCTTCGCTTGCCCGCCGTGCTGCGGGTGAGGCGGTCCAGGGGGGTGCTCAGTCGCCGGGGCTTGAAGACTGGGCCGATGTCCACGGCGAGCATGGCTTCCTGCGCGCCCTTGAATCCCAGCGGGGTGGCGTCGTGGCCTTTCAGGGCGACGCCGCTGCCGCCGACATTAGGCGAGGGCTCCGCTACCTGGTCTTTTTTTTTACGTCCGCTTCGGCATCCAGGCGGCTCGCCTGCTCCTGGGCAAACGCCTCGGCCTGGACTTTCTCCAGTTTGGCCTTCAGTTCCTCAAAGCGGATTTCCTCGTCCTGGAACGGTTGGCGCTTCATGCGGTGCGGCAGGGCCAACTCGGCGGCCATCAGGATGTCCTCCTCGGTGATGTGGTCTCGGCCCGAGAAGGCCGCGTTGGCGATGGCCGTCTTGAGGATGACGATGTCGCTGCGGTG
This genomic window from Chloroflexota bacterium contains:
- a CDS encoding VWA domain-containing protein, with protein sequence MLAVDIGPVFKPRRLSTPLDRLTRSTAGKRSLTKTRRKRGRYVQSVPANGKPDDLALDATLRHAALNRTRTHSAEPGIQLKKSDWQKKVRVRRAANLILFVVDASWSMAASERIEATKGAIFSLLTDAYKRRDQVGLVVFQREEARLELAPTSSVELAKEALKDIPVGGKTPLSHGLVLAYRVIQQARRKDPEVMPLMILLTDGAGNVSLTRLPPQEEALRVARLIARSGIRSVVINMEHPSFDRGLTQELAEALRGPCYTLKELRAQELYQTVRDELASER
- a CDS encoding DMT family transporter gives rise to the protein MSAPSHTSAHSRLSVSALLADAGLALVTLIWGLTFVIVKDVVAQVPVMTFLAWRFGVGAVALLPLSFRGLRKAGRREWIAGALIGASLFAGYVLQTAGLQWTTASKTGFITGLYVPLVPLFAWPLMREKPSRNAVVGLILATVGLALLSLRGDLRVEKGDLLVLGCAVAFAWQVVLIAYFAPRMPALTLAQVQIAVVAVASALVAALAGEQLAPLPRAVWGAVAFNGVLATSVALALQNYLQGKTSATHAALIFVLEPVFAAMFGWLLAGETLDLRGWVGSAMILAGMIVGQKNHRSGDPPERPEEGLGTPR
- a CDS encoding glycerol-3-phosphate acyltransferase yields the protein MNVAVGIVFIGYVLGSIPTAVIVSRRVAGVDIRTLGDANMGARNVSRTLGWKPAVVVAVVDFAKGFAPVVLAKALGLSLTWQIAAGVAALLGHDFPLFAGFSGGQGLATTLGVLMTLAPREMVIGLIVYGLLYLLTRNSDLGAGVGIGLTVLLMVLGGQPTGLVLASLAMILSIPAKQALDRPRRMRLQKM
- a CDS encoding peptidylprolyl isomerase codes for the protein MKRSWLLASLVVVALLTAGCSLLPGQQAPAQPTTATQATQPSAGGDTMPTAVIPTPGAEVGTVAARVNGQEIPMATFQKQFFQFKVALTDQNVDLTTDEGKAALAQVRIQVLNSLIELALIQQAAARMGISISDEQLEARVQETVAAGGGEEKFQAWLAESGITPEEFREQLRAELLTEMVIQQVTTSVPETAEQVHARHILLSTEQAAQEALRRIQAGEDFAKVAREMSQDEVTRADGGDLGFFPKGMLSVPKEIEDAAFALQPGQVSGIVRSPYGYHIIQVLERQTGRTLPPDVYQAMKQKAFDDWLQQQRAAAQVEILVPME
- a CDS encoding alpha/beta fold hydrolase, translating into MPRIAVQGISLHYEEAGAGEPLLFIHGLGSSGRDWEMQIPFFAQNYRVVVFDLRGHGKSDKPRGPYTMSQFAADAAGLMQALGIAPAHVVGISLGGMIALQLAVDRPDMVKSLVIVNSGPEFVARTLKERLAVLQRFLIVRLVGMRRMGEILAARLFPKPEQEALRAMLVARWAENDPRAYRDAMRAIVGWSVADRLGQIAVPTLVVAADQDYTPVSAKQAYVAKMPRAELAVIHDARHALPVERPDEFNAVVAAFLARQRA
- a CDS encoding AAA family ATPase, translated to MAEKKRVAKIAITGKGGVGKTTLAGLLAYIFAAQGENVIAIDADPDANLASALGFPPELVEQITPIAAMDDLIYERTGAQRGTTGGFFQINPRVDDIPDRFSAVHRGIRLLVLGTVKKGGAGCICPESALLRSLMVNLLLHRNEVVIADMEAGIEHLGRATAQAVDAMIVVVEPGRRSLQTAETIRRLAGDLGLARVFVVGNKVRNDEDRRFIAENLPDFKVLGYLPFSADAIRSDLEGKAVYDIAPGLVAEAEKIAAALRGNGK